A stretch of the Pedobacter sp. MC2016-14 genome encodes the following:
- a CDS encoding TonB-dependent receptor: protein MRRTFTLFIVCLLCGISIAIAQDITIKGEVKDQQGLPLPGVSVQIKGAARGAVTGNNGEFTLSVPPNATLTFSFIGFKTIEQQVNSRTTVNVTLADDNNQLNEVVVVGYGTQTKKDITTAVVSVSAKDLQNQPITNAMQALQGKAAGVQVTSQSGKPGSGVSVSIRGNTSITASNSPLYVIDGVTSRNADFLNPNDIETITVLKDASAAAIYGSSGANGVVLITTKKGTAGKLQVGFNAFTGFSNLWKTQKVLNTEQYNTLLRDLGYNTFGSENTDWQKETFGTGKQHSYQLSLAGGVKGGQYYFSTGYQQDVGTVAPAVLNKYTANFNGSQNLTKWLKLTGNAAVTFRKSIDVKDNTGTAGGGIILSSLTTPPTIGIYTANGQYAGDPNKGGWENPIAYAYREDNSTRNFRFLGAFGAQVNFTDDLYFKSTISANNANNFYSAFLNPFTSDYGRTQKGRYQNNQSTDNVWLNENILNYTKNVDKHAFTATGGMTIQSSDYNYVDYEDSNYLAADGSLAPSASSIALKVPSQPAQWTKRSYLARITYAYDGKYLFSSNFRADGSSRFAKENRYGYFPSVSAGWRISGEDFLKDSKTINDLKIRGSWGKVGNDVGIGDYPYLALFELTAQGGINFKQLANPDITWEKTTQSNVGIDLSMFNSRITFTADAYLKKTNDLLLNVPISLATGFDTQAQNVGSMENKGLEFALSTKNFSGNKFNWTSDFNISFNRNKVTSLGNSLQSVSFAGINQRDNAIRVEVGKPLGAFYGYVFTGVNPNTGAATYADVNGNGSFDTGDRTYIGNAQPKFTYGVNNNLTYGNFGLSLFFQGVQGNDIFNASRIDLEGLNDSKNQLISTLDRWTTVGQITNIPKATRDNTDNSLTSSRFIENGSYLRLKTATLSYNFGEVALSKWKMSKLTVFATSYNLLTFTKYNGFDPEVQQYDGNSPSMGVDYGTYPQSRTFLFGVNVGF, encoded by the coding sequence ATGAGAAGAACATTTACTCTTTTTATTGTATGTCTGTTATGCGGTATATCAATAGCAATAGCGCAAGACATCACAATAAAGGGCGAAGTTAAAGACCAGCAGGGACTGCCATTACCTGGCGTTTCGGTTCAAATTAAAGGGGCGGCACGTGGGGCCGTTACAGGAAACAATGGAGAATTTACATTAAGTGTTCCTCCAAATGCTACCTTAACCTTTTCTTTTATCGGTTTTAAAACTATCGAGCAACAAGTTAATAGCAGAACAACAGTTAACGTTACACTGGCGGACGACAATAACCAGCTAAATGAAGTGGTTGTAGTTGGTTATGGTACACAAACCAAGAAAGACATCACTACTGCTGTGGTTTCTGTATCAGCTAAAGATCTTCAAAACCAACCCATCACCAATGCAATGCAAGCCCTACAAGGTAAAGCGGCAGGTGTGCAGGTAACCTCACAATCGGGTAAACCGGGTTCCGGAGTATCAGTTAGTATTCGCGGTAATACCTCTATTACGGCATCTAACAGTCCCCTTTATGTAATTGACGGTGTAACTTCCAGAAATGCAGATTTCCTTAACCCGAATGACATTGAAACCATTACCGTACTTAAAGATGCTTCTGCAGCCGCTATCTATGGTTCAAGCGGTGCAAATGGTGTGGTTCTAATCACCACCAAAAAAGGTACAGCGGGAAAATTACAGGTTGGTTTTAATGCTTTCACCGGTTTCAGCAATTTGTGGAAAACCCAGAAAGTTCTAAATACCGAACAATACAATACCTTACTAAGAGATCTTGGTTATAATACATTTGGATCAGAAAATACAGACTGGCAAAAGGAAACTTTTGGTACAGGTAAACAACATAGTTACCAGTTATCCTTAGCGGGCGGTGTTAAAGGTGGTCAGTATTATTTTTCCACCGGTTATCAGCAAGATGTAGGTACCGTTGCTCCTGCGGTACTTAATAAATATACGGCTAACTTTAACGGTTCACAGAATTTAACCAAATGGTTAAAGTTAACTGGTAACGCGGCAGTAACTTTCCGTAAGTCTATAGATGTTAAAGATAACACAGGTACAGCAGGCGGTGGTATCATCCTGTCATCCTTAACCACCCCTCCTACTATTGGAATTTATACTGCCAATGGGCAATATGCTGGTGATCCAAATAAAGGTGGTTGGGAAAATCCAATTGCTTATGCATATCGCGAGGACAATTCTACCAGAAACTTTCGTTTCTTAGGTGCTTTTGGAGCGCAGGTAAACTTTACTGATGACTTGTATTTTAAATCTACCATCAGCGCCAATAACGCCAATAATTTTTACAGTGCCTTCCTTAATCCTTTTACATCAGATTATGGCAGAACGCAAAAAGGACGTTATCAAAATAACCAGTCTACAGACAATGTGTGGCTGAACGAAAATATTTTAAACTACACCAAAAATGTAGACAAACATGCTTTTACCGCAACAGGTGGTATGACTATCCAGTCGTCTGACTACAATTATGTAGACTATGAGGATTCAAACTACCTGGCGGCCGACGGCTCATTGGCACCCTCTGCATCTTCTATCGCGTTAAAGGTTCCTTCTCAGCCAGCGCAGTGGACAAAACGTTCATACCTGGCCAGAATTACTTACGCTTATGACGGCAAATATCTCTTCAGTTCAAACTTCCGTGCTGATGGTTCATCCAGGTTTGCAAAAGAAAACCGTTACGGTTATTTCCCTTCTGTTTCTGCAGGATGGAGAATTTCGGGAGAGGATTTTCTGAAAGACAGCAAAACGATCAATGATTTAAAAATCCGCGGTAGCTGGGGTAAAGTTGGTAATGATGTAGGGATTGGTGATTACCCATACCTGGCCTTATTTGAACTTACTGCTCAAGGAGGAATTAACTTCAAGCAGCTTGCAAATCCAGACATCACCTGGGAAAAAACAACTCAGTCCAACGTTGGTATTGACTTAAGCATGTTTAATTCCAGAATTACATTCACGGCAGATGCTTACCTTAAAAAAACCAACGACTTACTGCTAAACGTTCCTATTTCTCTGGCAACAGGTTTTGACACGCAGGCGCAAAACGTAGGATCAATGGAAAACAAAGGTCTGGAATTTGCCTTAAGCACTAAAAACTTTAGTGGTAACAAGTTTAACTGGACATCTGACTTTAACATTTCCTTTAACAGGAATAAAGTAACCAGCCTTGGTAACTCATTGCAGTCTGTTAGTTTTGCAGGCATCAACCAGCGGGATAATGCCATAAGGGTTGAAGTAGGCAAACCTTTAGGTGCGTTTTACGGATATGTATTTACTGGTGTTAATCCTAACACGGGAGCGGCAACTTATGCAGATGTAAATGGTAATGGTAGTTTTGATACCGGTGACCGTACTTATATTGGTAATGCACAACCTAAATTTACTTACGGTGTAAACAACAATTTAACTTACGGTAATTTTGGGCTTTCTCTTTTCTTCCAGGGCGTACAAGGCAATGATATCTTCAATGCGTCGAGAATTGACCTTGAAGGTTTAAACGACTCTAAAAACCAGTTAATTTCTACGCTGGACAGATGGACTACGGTTGGTCAAATCACTAATATTCCTAAAGCAACAAGAGACAATACAGACAATTCACTTACTTCAAGCAGGTTCATTGAAAACGGTTCGTACCTCCGCTTAAAAACAGCAACGCTGTCATACAACTTTGGCGAGGTTGCGCTGAGCAAATGGAAAATGAGTAAGCTGACTGTTTTTGCTACCAGCTATAACCTGTTAACTTTTACCAAATACAATGGATTTGATCCGGAAGTACAGCAATACGATGGTAATAGTCCTTCAATGGGCGTAGATTACGGCACATACCCTCAATCCAGAACCTTCCTTTTTGGTGTAAATGTTGGATTTTAA
- a CDS encoding 7TM diverse intracellular signaling domain-containing protein — protein MVFNPCKILCLPLLGLLIILSLSTAQAQQAVHIADSIHQHIFTYHEIEVFTDVKDSYTFDQVKSKAADTLFKPSTISTPQTLKLNTTYWFRIKIKHNNQTKNQYILEFFDQTIDHITAYMPLPNGSYQVKEFGDNYHFSKRELQHKNFELHVNNKSNLEQTYYFKVKSSQISDAIIVLRSVDWFIAYALDEYFFFGIFYGMILVFSFYNLIMYIAVKQRQYLYYVLYNLSVGFYEMSTDGIAYQYLWPNSPGWNQIAYAFALYATSIFALLFTRDLLFVKAKAPQLNKLIILLIAIRSIFFVYCLLFDRALFNYKFIEFVPLALAFFTGIYIYKKGYLPARFFVLGYSFLFAGFILKFLIMLGFGWLNFGAISYYSLSFCFIVEMVFLSVAIGDKVRILKKKRDHVHRQMIRQMAENARLKDTLNQELENKVQERTREVFHKSIIIEARNSELQEANSKLQQQAEEISRMNILLEQDNQELQTNVEKVTRDRVMSADLDFEEFSKIYPDKESCNLFLADLKWHNGYTCKKCKNTLYYPGHIHLSRRCTKCGYEESVTTYTIFHNTRIPINKAFYMVYLIYASKGKISSHKLSEILNIRQSTCWTYSAKIKLVMDERKTLLKKTNKNGWSEVVLD, from the coding sequence ATGGTTTTTAATCCCTGTAAAATACTTTGCCTGCCCCTCTTAGGTTTACTCATCATCCTAAGTCTAAGTACTGCGCAAGCGCAGCAAGCGGTTCACATAGCAGACAGCATTCATCAGCACATTTTCACCTATCACGAAATAGAAGTATTTACAGATGTAAAAGACAGTTATACTTTTGATCAGGTAAAAAGTAAGGCTGCTGATACATTATTTAAACCCAGTACAATCAGCACACCGCAGACACTGAAACTTAATACGACCTACTGGTTCAGAATTAAAATTAAGCACAACAACCAAACAAAGAACCAATATATCCTGGAGTTTTTTGACCAAACTATAGACCACATCACAGCCTATATGCCACTACCCAATGGCAGCTACCAGGTAAAGGAATTTGGAGATAATTACCATTTCTCTAAACGTGAGTTACAGCATAAAAATTTTGAGTTGCACGTCAATAACAAGAGCAATCTTGAGCAGACCTATTATTTTAAGGTAAAATCATCACAGATTTCTGATGCTATTATTGTACTCAGATCGGTAGACTGGTTCATTGCTTATGCGCTGGATGAATACTTTTTCTTCGGCATTTTCTATGGCATGATCTTGGTCTTCAGCTTCTATAACCTGATCATGTATATTGCTGTAAAGCAAAGACAGTACCTCTATTATGTGCTTTACAATTTAAGCGTAGGCTTTTACGAAATGAGCACTGATGGTATTGCTTATCAATACCTCTGGCCAAATTCGCCCGGATGGAATCAAATAGCTTATGCTTTTGCATTGTACGCCACCAGTATTTTTGCCCTGCTTTTTACCCGCGATTTGCTTTTTGTAAAAGCGAAAGCACCTCAACTAAACAAACTAATTATATTGCTCATTGCTATTAGAAGCATTTTCTTCGTTTACTGTTTGCTATTCGACAGAGCACTCTTCAATTACAAATTTATAGAGTTTGTACCATTGGCACTTGCGTTTTTCACTGGCATTTACATTTATAAAAAGGGCTATTTACCTGCAAGGTTTTTTGTATTAGGCTACAGTTTCCTTTTTGCAGGCTTTATCCTCAAATTTTTAATTATGCTTGGCTTTGGCTGGCTTAACTTTGGCGCCATAAGTTATTACAGTTTAAGCTTCTGTTTCATTGTAGAAATGGTATTTCTTTCTGTAGCCATAGGCGATAAAGTTAGAATCCTCAAAAAGAAAAGAGATCATGTACACCGCCAAATGATTAGACAGATGGCCGAAAATGCGCGTTTAAAGGACACTCTTAACCAGGAACTGGAAAATAAAGTACAGGAGCGCACAAGAGAGGTATTTCATAAATCAATCATCATTGAGGCCAGGAATAGTGAACTTCAGGAAGCTAACAGTAAGTTGCAGCAGCAGGCAGAAGAGATTTCGAGGATGAACATTTTACTGGAGCAAGATAATCAGGAGCTACAAACCAATGTAGAGAAAGTAACCCGGGACCGGGTGATGTCTGCTGATTTAGATTTTGAAGAGTTCAGTAAAATTTATCCGGATAAGGAAAGCTGTAACCTGTTCCTTGCGGATTTAAAATGGCATAATGGTTATACCTGTAAAAAATGTAAAAATACCCTATACTACCCAGGGCACATTCACTTGAGTAGAAGGTGTACCAAATGTGGATACGAAGAGTCTGTGACTACCTATACTATATTTCACAACACCAGGATCCCGATCAATAAAGCATTTTATATGGTCTACCTGATTTATGCCTCCAAGGGAAAAATTTCTTCTCATAAACTCTCAGAAATCCTAAACATCCGGCAAAGTACCTGCTGGACTTACAGCGCAAAAATTAAACTGGTGATGGACGAGCGCAAAACCTTGCTCAAAAAGACCAATAAAAACGGTTGGAGCGAGGTGGTATTGGACTAA
- a CDS encoding aldose 1-epimerase family protein, which yields MIILENNVLIATFNPKGAELQSLNGKATGLSYMWNGDPAFWAKHSPVLFPVVGALKNGTYTYKGESFRLSRHGFARDLVFNANQISKEEVLFTLNSNQDTMAVYPFEFKLGIRYKIEAGYLSCTYEISNPGKEDLLFSIGAHPAFNVPLQDDVAYTDCYLEFEKDAELTYHKIKNDLIDDETETIVLEDSRLPLTHELFYDDALVFKKLKSNVISVKNYKNNHGIHFYFEEFPFFGIWAAKDANFVCLEPWCGIADGVHHNQELENKEGIISLSPNEEWERTWEVEIF from the coding sequence ATGATTATACTAGAAAATAATGTGCTCATTGCTACTTTTAATCCTAAAGGAGCAGAATTACAAAGTTTAAACGGTAAAGCAACCGGATTGTCTTATATGTGGAATGGTGATCCTGCATTTTGGGCAAAACATAGTCCGGTGCTTTTCCCGGTGGTTGGCGCTTTAAAAAATGGTACATATACTTATAAGGGAGAAAGCTTTCGTCTTTCAAGGCATGGGTTTGCAAGAGATCTTGTTTTTAATGCAAATCAAATCAGCAAAGAGGAAGTATTGTTTACGCTGAACTCAAATCAAGATACGATGGCGGTATATCCTTTTGAATTTAAGTTGGGTATCCGTTATAAAATTGAGGCTGGTTACCTGAGCTGTACCTACGAAATTTCAAATCCAGGAAAAGAAGATCTGCTGTTTTCAATTGGCGCACACCCCGCTTTTAACGTACCCTTACAAGATGATGTTGCTTATACAGATTGCTATCTTGAATTTGAAAAGGACGCGGAACTAACCTATCATAAAATAAAGAATGATCTTATTGATGATGAGACGGAGACGATTGTGCTGGAAGACAGCAGGCTTCCACTAACGCATGAACTCTTTTATGATGATGCTTTGGTATTTAAGAAACTTAAAAGTAATGTGATCTCCGTTAAAAATTACAAGAATAACCATGGGATTCATTTTTATTTTGAGGAATTTCCATTCTTTGGAATATGGGCAGCTAAAGATGCCAATTTTGTTTGCCTCGAGCCTTGGTGTGGTATTGCCGATGGTGTGCATCACAATCAGGAATTAGAAAATAAGGAAGGGATCATCAGCCTGTCTCCTAACGAAGAATGGGAAAGAACCTGGGAGGTAGAAATTTTTTAA
- a CDS encoding single-stranded DNA-binding protein has translation MSNVKNRVILTGFAGADPVIVEFPNEKRVARVNLAINEFYRDSTGEFVNKTQWFTLVFWNQKIKLIDGIVKKGTNLSIEGKLSTQTYTSKKGEQRFAIEIVVHALSILTPEEA, from the coding sequence ATGAGTAACGTAAAGAACAGAGTAATTTTAACTGGATTTGCCGGGGCAGATCCAGTAATCGTTGAATTTCCAAATGAAAAAAGAGTGGCTCGTGTAAATCTGGCTATAAATGAATTTTACAGAGACAGCACTGGCGAGTTCGTAAACAAAACCCAGTGGTTCACATTGGTATTCTGGAATCAAAAGATTAAGCTTATTGATGGAATTGTGAAAAAAGGTACAAACCTGAGTATAGAAGGCAAATTAAGCACACAGACTTATACCTCTAAAAAAGGAGAGCAGCGTTTTGCTATAGAAATTGTAGTCCATGCCCTCTCTATCCTAACTCCTGAGGAGGCATAA
- a CDS encoding sorbosone dehydrogenase family protein codes for MKNLFYILAAIPLIIACGSENNKATGQTDTVKTKSNQELVLPEPDEKASKNKFSKVIGWPEGKTPTAPAGFTVTKFASNIKSPRNIYIAPNGDILVVLSNSERSAKEKVANAISGKAKSEQGGESANTVILFRDTNKDGKPDVQSLFIKGLNQPYGVLIIGDSFYVANTDGVWKYPYKTGDLSIKGNGTKIVALPAGGYNNHWTRNLIANKDNSKIYISVGSGSNVGENGMEHEVRRANILEVNPDGTGEIIYGSGLRNPVGMAWAPGTQALWTAVNERDGLGDDLVPDYITSVKKGGFYGWPYAYYGQHEDPRMKGLKPELVAKTLVPDVAVGAHTASLGLAFYTDKKFPLKYQGGAFIGQHGSWNRSALSGYKVAFVPFKNGLKAGPIEDFLSGFIADSESGDVYGRPVGVAVTTDGALLVADDVSNTVWRVAATK; via the coding sequence ATGAAGAACCTATTTTACATACTTGCAGCGATTCCATTAATTATTGCCTGTGGATCAGAAAACAATAAAGCTACAGGTCAAACAGATACCGTAAAAACAAAAAGCAACCAGGAATTGGTATTACCAGAGCCTGATGAAAAAGCCTCGAAAAACAAATTCAGCAAGGTAATTGGCTGGCCAGAGGGGAAAACACCTACTGCTCCTGCAGGTTTTACCGTAACTAAGTTTGCGTCAAATATTAAAAGTCCACGAAATATTTACATCGCCCCCAATGGTGATATACTAGTGGTATTGTCAAATTCTGAACGTTCTGCAAAAGAAAAAGTGGCAAATGCCATTAGTGGAAAGGCAAAATCTGAACAGGGAGGAGAAAGCGCCAACACCGTCATTTTATTTAGGGATACCAACAAGGATGGCAAACCAGATGTGCAAAGCTTATTCATTAAAGGCTTAAATCAACCTTATGGTGTACTGATTATAGGCGATTCATTTTATGTTGCCAATACCGATGGCGTTTGGAAATATCCTTATAAAACAGGTGACCTCAGCATAAAGGGTAATGGAACAAAAATAGTAGCGCTGCCTGCTGGTGGTTACAATAACCACTGGACCAGAAACCTCATTGCCAATAAAGACAATTCTAAAATTTACATTAGTGTTGGTTCAGGAAGTAATGTTGGAGAGAATGGAATGGAACATGAAGTACGCAGAGCCAATATCCTGGAAGTAAATCCTGATGGTACTGGAGAAATTATTTACGGTAGTGGTTTACGAAATCCTGTGGGCATGGCCTGGGCACCGGGTACTCAAGCCTTATGGACCGCAGTAAATGAACGCGACGGCCTTGGAGATGATCTTGTGCCTGATTACATTACCAGTGTAAAAAAAGGAGGCTTCTACGGATGGCCATATGCGTATTATGGACAGCATGAAGACCCGCGTATGAAAGGGCTGAAGCCAGAACTTGTGGCAAAAACACTAGTTCCTGATGTGGCTGTAGGAGCCCATACCGCTTCTCTTGGACTTGCTTTTTATACGGACAAAAAGTTTCCCCTTAAATATCAGGGTGGCGCATTTATTGGTCAGCACGGTTCATGGAACAGGTCTGCACTTTCTGGTTATAAAGTGGCTTTTGTACCATTTAAAAACGGCCTAAAGGCTGGGCCTATAGAGGATTTTTTAAGCGGCTTTATAGCTGACTCGGAAAGTGGTGATGTGTACGGCCGACCTGTTGGTGTAGCCGTAACAACAGACGGAGCCCTACTTGTAGCAGATGATGTGAGCAATACGGTATGGAGGGTAGCAGCAACCAAATAA
- a CDS encoding NADP-dependent isocitrate dehydrogenase, giving the protein MSDTSKIIYTKTDEAPMLATYSFLPIVKAFTASAGIEVESRDISLAGRILSTFPEFLKEEQKIGDALTELGQLATTPEANIIKLPNISASIPQLVGAITELQSQGFAIPNYPDNAQTEDEKAIKLKYAKVLGSAVNPVLREGNSDRRAPKAVKNYAKANPHSMGKWSADSKTKVASMTEGDFYGSEKSVTVKEASQFKIEFVAADGAVTELKGLGALKAGEVIDSSALSLSALKAFVVKEIAEAKAAGVLLSAHLKATMMKVSDPIIFGAIVEVYFADVFEKYAELFSSLNIDTRNGLGDVYAKIAGNAKQAEVEAALAQAIENGPALAMVNSDKGITNLHVPSDVIVDASMPAMIRTSGQMWNKEGKAQDTIALIPDRCYAGVYTATIDDCKANGAFDVTTIGSVPNVGLMAQKAEEYGSHDKTFQAAANGTIRVTDAEGNLFFDQQVEKGDIFRMCQTKDAPIQDWVKLAVNRARLSETPAVFWLDENRAHDREIIAKVNTYLKDHDTAGLDIRILAPIEATKFTLERIRKGEDTISVTGNVLRDYLTDLFPILELGTSAKMLSIVPLMNGGGLFETGAGGSAPKHIEQFIEEGYLRWDSLGEFLALQASLEHLAQTQNNPKAQVLADALDEANAKFLATDKSPGRKLGTIDNRGSHFYLALYWAEALAAQSKDADLKARFEPLAKALIENEAKITEELIGSQGKPQDIGGYYHPNDELADIAMRPSETLNTALAGL; this is encoded by the coding sequence ATGTCAGACACATCAAAGATTATCTATACTAAAACAGATGAAGCGCCAATGTTGGCAACCTATTCTTTCTTACCTATTGTAAAAGCCTTTACCGCTTCGGCTGGTATCGAAGTAGAAAGCAGGGATATCTCTCTGGCTGGAAGAATTTTGTCCACTTTCCCCGAGTTTTTAAAAGAGGAGCAAAAGATTGGAGATGCATTGACAGAGCTGGGCCAGCTGGCAACTACACCAGAGGCTAATATCATTAAATTACCTAATATTTCTGCTTCCATCCCGCAGTTGGTTGGTGCAATCACAGAATTACAATCACAAGGCTTTGCAATTCCTAATTATCCAGATAATGCACAAACGGAAGATGAAAAAGCAATTAAATTAAAATATGCTAAAGTTTTAGGTTCTGCTGTTAACCCGGTATTGCGCGAGGGTAACTCAGATCGCAGGGCGCCAAAAGCTGTAAAAAATTATGCTAAGGCTAATCCGCATTCCATGGGTAAATGGTCTGCAGATTCCAAAACTAAAGTTGCCAGCATGACCGAAGGTGATTTTTATGGTTCTGAAAAATCTGTTACTGTTAAAGAGGCATCGCAGTTTAAAATTGAGTTTGTAGCTGCTGATGGTGCAGTGACGGAATTAAAAGGATTGGGAGCTTTAAAAGCCGGAGAAGTTATTGATAGTTCTGCATTGAGCTTGTCTGCTTTAAAAGCATTTGTAGTTAAAGAAATTGCTGAGGCTAAGGCAGCAGGGGTTTTGTTATCTGCGCATTTAAAGGCTACCATGATGAAGGTTTCTGACCCAATTATTTTTGGTGCCATTGTAGAGGTTTATTTTGCAGATGTTTTTGAGAAATATGCGGAACTTTTCAGTTCTTTAAATATTGATACCAGAAATGGTTTAGGAGATGTATATGCAAAGATTGCTGGCAACGCTAAACAAGCCGAGGTAGAAGCTGCATTAGCCCAGGCCATTGAAAATGGTCCTGCCCTGGCAATGGTAAACTCTGATAAAGGAATTACCAATCTTCACGTTCCATCAGATGTTATTGTTGATGCTTCGATGCCGGCAATGATCCGTACTTCCGGACAAATGTGGAACAAAGAAGGTAAAGCACAAGATACCATTGCATTAATTCCAGACCGTTGTTATGCTGGTGTATACACCGCTACAATAGATGATTGCAAAGCAAATGGCGCTTTTGATGTCACTACAATTGGTTCTGTGCCTAACGTAGGCTTAATGGCACAAAAAGCAGAAGAATACGGGTCTCATGATAAAACGTTCCAGGCTGCGGCTAATGGTACAATTAGGGTAACCGATGCAGAGGGAAATCTTTTCTTTGATCAACAAGTTGAAAAGGGAGATATTTTCCGCATGTGCCAGACTAAAGACGCACCGATTCAGGACTGGGTTAAACTTGCGGTAAACAGAGCTCGTTTGTCAGAAACTCCTGCTGTTTTCTGGTTAGATGAAAACAGGGCACATGATAGAGAGATTATTGCTAAGGTGAATACATATTTGAAAGATCACGATACTGCAGGCCTTGACATCCGCATCCTGGCGCCTATTGAAGCTACTAAATTTACTTTGGAGCGCATTCGTAAAGGTGAAGATACCATTTCAGTAACTGGTAACGTTCTACGTGATTATTTGACTGATTTATTCCCGATTTTAGAATTAGGTACTTCTGCAAAAATGTTGTCCATTGTTCCGTTAATGAATGGTGGCGGTTTATTTGAAACTGGAGCAGGTGGTTCTGCACCAAAACATATTGAGCAGTTTATTGAAGAGGGTTATTTACGTTGGGACTCATTAGGTGAATTTTTAGCGTTACAAGCTTCTTTAGAACATTTAGCGCAAACACAAAACAATCCTAAGGCTCAGGTCTTAGCTGATGCTTTAGATGAGGCAAATGCGAAATTCCTGGCTACAGATAAGTCTCCAGGCAGGAAATTAGGAACAATAGATAACCGTGGTTCACATTTCTACCTGGCATTATATTGGGCAGAAGCTTTGGCTGCGCAAAGCAAAGATGCCGATCTAAAAGCTAG